A genomic region of Stigmatopora nigra isolate UIUO_SnigA chromosome 16, RoL_Snig_1.1, whole genome shotgun sequence contains the following coding sequences:
- the hccsb gene encoding holocytochrome c-type synthase isoform X1 gives MGASTSTPAAPTVRAEAILSNPPQACPMHKENPPVKVVSPPLECPMHQAQPVKASPPSECPMHKAESGPVHQDRAYEYVESSKKAAPGMNDIDPSNMMPPPNQTPAPDQPFELSLNREESTIPRHGSEKHWVYPSEQMFWNAMLRKGWRWREDDLGAQDMGNVIKIHNKNNEQAWQEILKWEAMHSSECPCGPTLKRFGGKAKEYSPRARLRHWMGYELPFDRHDWIIDRCGKEVRYIIDYYDGEINKETYQFSILDVRPAFDSLDAVWDRMKVTWWRWTS, from the exons ATGGGGGCCTCAACTTCAACACCTGCCGCCCCTACAGTTAGGGCTGAAGCAATTCTTTCCAACCCCCCTCAAGCTTGTCCTATGCACAAGGAAAATCCACCTGTTAAAG tAGTGTCTCCTCCATTGGAGTGTCCCATGCATCAAGCTCAGCCAGTTAAAG CATCTCCACCTTCAGAATGTCCGATGCACAAAGCAGAATCTGGCCCAGTTCACCAAGATAGGGCCTATGAATATGTGGAAAGTTCCAAGAAAGCTGCACCAGGCATGAATGATATCGACCCATCAAATATG ATGCCTCCTCCTAACCAAACACCTGCTCCAGACCAGCCCTTCGAATTGTCACTCAATAGAGAAGAATCTACAATTCCCCGTCATGGTTCTGAAAAGCACTGGGTTTACCCATCTGAACAAATGTTCTGGAACGCCATGCTAAGAAAAGG GTGGCGCTGGCGGGAGGATGACCTTGGTGCCCAAGACATGGGGAATGTCATCAAAATACACAATAAGAATAATGAACAAGCCTGGCAGGAGATTCTGAAGTGGGAGGCCATGCATTCAAG TGAATGTCCATGTGGACCAACGTTGAAGAGGTTTGGTGGTAAAGCCAAAGAGTACTCGCCGAGGGCTCGCCTGCGCCACTGGATGGG CTATGAGCTTCCCTTTGACCGTCATGACTGGATCATTGACCGCTGCGGAAAGGAAGTGCGCTACATCATTGACTATTATGATGGGGaaataaacaaagaaacatATCAATTCTCCATCCTGGATGTACGTCCAGCCTTTGACTCTTTGGATGCGGTTTGGGACCGCATGAAAGTGACATGGTGGCGTTGGACCTCCTGA
- the hccsb gene encoding holocytochrome c-type synthase isoform X2, with translation MGASTSTPAAPTVRAEAILSNPPQACPMHKENPPVKVSPPLECPMHQAQPVKASPPSECPMHKAESGPVHQDRAYEYVESSKKAAPGMNDIDPSNMMPPPNQTPAPDQPFELSLNREESTIPRHGSEKHWVYPSEQMFWNAMLRKGWRWREDDLGAQDMGNVIKIHNKNNEQAWQEILKWEAMHSSECPCGPTLKRFGGKAKEYSPRARLRHWMGYELPFDRHDWIIDRCGKEVRYIIDYYDGEINKETYQFSILDVRPAFDSLDAVWDRMKVTWWRWTS, from the exons ATGGGGGCCTCAACTTCAACACCTGCCGCCCCTACAGTTAGGGCTGAAGCAATTCTTTCCAACCCCCCTCAAGCTTGTCCTATGCACAAGGAAAATCCACCTGTTAAAG TGTCTCCTCCATTGGAGTGTCCCATGCATCAAGCTCAGCCAGTTAAAG CATCTCCACCTTCAGAATGTCCGATGCACAAAGCAGAATCTGGCCCAGTTCACCAAGATAGGGCCTATGAATATGTGGAAAGTTCCAAGAAAGCTGCACCAGGCATGAATGATATCGACCCATCAAATATG ATGCCTCCTCCTAACCAAACACCTGCTCCAGACCAGCCCTTCGAATTGTCACTCAATAGAGAAGAATCTACAATTCCCCGTCATGGTTCTGAAAAGCACTGGGTTTACCCATCTGAACAAATGTTCTGGAACGCCATGCTAAGAAAAGG GTGGCGCTGGCGGGAGGATGACCTTGGTGCCCAAGACATGGGGAATGTCATCAAAATACACAATAAGAATAATGAACAAGCCTGGCAGGAGATTCTGAAGTGGGAGGCCATGCATTCAAG TGAATGTCCATGTGGACCAACGTTGAAGAGGTTTGGTGGTAAAGCCAAAGAGTACTCGCCGAGGGCTCGCCTGCGCCACTGGATGGG CTATGAGCTTCCCTTTGACCGTCATGACTGGATCATTGACCGCTGCGGAAAGGAAGTGCGCTACATCATTGACTATTATGATGGGGaaataaacaaagaaacatATCAATTCTCCATCCTGGATGTACGTCCAGCCTTTGACTCTTTGGATGCGGTTTGGGACCGCATGAAAGTGACATGGTGGCGTTGGACCTCCTGA
- the hccsb gene encoding holocytochrome c-type synthase isoform X3, with amino-acid sequence MGASTSTPAAPTVRAEAILSNPPQACPMHKENPPVKVVSPPLECPMHQAQPVKASPPSECPMHKAESGPVHQDRAYEYVESSKKAAPGMNDIDPSNMMPPPNQTPAPDQPFELSLNREESTIPRHGSEKHWVYPSEQMFWNAMLRKGWRWREDDLGAQDMGNVIKIHNKNNEQAWQEILKWEAMHSSECPCGPTLKRFGGKAKEYSPRARLRHWMGLQVFLSSRRNGFNVG; translated from the exons ATGGGGGCCTCAACTTCAACACCTGCCGCCCCTACAGTTAGGGCTGAAGCAATTCTTTCCAACCCCCCTCAAGCTTGTCCTATGCACAAGGAAAATCCACCTGTTAAAG tAGTGTCTCCTCCATTGGAGTGTCCCATGCATCAAGCTCAGCCAGTTAAAG CATCTCCACCTTCAGAATGTCCGATGCACAAAGCAGAATCTGGCCCAGTTCACCAAGATAGGGCCTATGAATATGTGGAAAGTTCCAAGAAAGCTGCACCAGGCATGAATGATATCGACCCATCAAATATG ATGCCTCCTCCTAACCAAACACCTGCTCCAGACCAGCCCTTCGAATTGTCACTCAATAGAGAAGAATCTACAATTCCCCGTCATGGTTCTGAAAAGCACTGGGTTTACCCATCTGAACAAATGTTCTGGAACGCCATGCTAAGAAAAGG GTGGCGCTGGCGGGAGGATGACCTTGGTGCCCAAGACATGGGGAATGTCATCAAAATACACAATAAGAATAATGAACAAGCCTGGCAGGAGATTCTGAAGTGGGAGGCCATGCATTCAAG TGAATGTCCATGTGGACCAACGTTGAAGAGGTTTGGTGGTAAAGCCAAAGAGTACTCGCCGAGGGCTCGCCTGCGCCACTGGATGGG